The Lutra lutra chromosome 10, mLutLut1.2, whole genome shotgun sequence genome contains a region encoding:
- the ZNF215 gene encoding zinc finger protein 215 isoform X2 — protein MDSGAQYPKHICFGEIISENQDSIPKQRINGKKSSPGMIMTRLTKSRSPSLDAWMSDDCLYRNQEHWDINLPEEAFVHKIVYTEVGNFKVSENKKSLDVKSVNSILGIQQGNPMRKGSSECGKFKTNFKFNLDSGKQYSEYNECGNALSLNIDIQHPESHTSVNSYECYQCGRAFSRSSSLIRHQIIHTGEKPYKCSECGRFFNRRTNLTKHQKIHTDSKVCEGSKCRKAFSESEDSNKNSRLHSGDNPYECVNCGKSFSRSSSLIRHQMIHTGEKPFKCKECGKTFNRSSNLKKHQKLHTQEKSCKRKTHRNQ, from the exons ATGGACAGTGGAGCACAATATCCCAAGCACATCTGTTTTGG AGAGATAATTTCAGAAAACCAAGATTCAATTCCAAAGCAaagaattaatggaaaaaaatcctCTCCTGGAATGATTATGACAAGACTGACCAAAAGTAGATCCCCTTCTTTAGATGCTTGGATGAGTGATGATTGTTTATATAGGAACCAGGAACACTGGGACATAAATTTGCCAGAAGAAGCTTTTGTTCATAAGATAGTCTACACTGAGGTGGGAAACTTTAAAGTTAGTGAGAATAAGAAAAGCTTAGATGTTAAGTCAGTTAATTCAATTTTGGGTATACAACAAGGAAATCCTATGAGAAAGGGGTCCTCAGAATGTGGTAAATTTAAAACTAACTTCAAATTTAACTTAGACTCAGGTAAGCAATATTCAGAATATAATGAATGTGGGAATGCCTTGAGCCTGAATATAGATATTCAACACCCAGAAAGTCATACCTCAGTGAATTCCTATGAATGCTATCAATGTGGGAGAGCCTTCAGCCGGAGTTCATCCCTCATTCGACATCAGATcattcacacaggagagaaaccctataaatgcagtgaatgtgggagaTTCTTCAATAGACGTACAAACCTTACTAAGCATCAAAAAATTCATACTGATTCAAAGGTCTGTGAAGGCAGTAAATGTAGAAAAGCTTTCAGTGAGAGTGAAGACAGTAATAAAAATTCAAGACTTCATTCTGGCGATAATCCCTACGAATGTGTTAACTGTGGAAAATCCTTCAGCCGGAGCTCCTCCCTTATTCGACATCAAATGAttcatacaggagagaaaccattcaaatgtaaggaatgtgggaaaaccttcaaCAGGAGTTCAAACcttaaaaaacaccaaaaacttcATACTCAAGAGAAGTCCTGTaaaaggaagacacacagaaatcaatga